In Chloroflexota bacterium, the genomic window TCGGCTACAACGTCGGCTTCGTGCTGGCCGGCTCGGCGCTCATCGAGACGGTCTTCGGCTGGCCGGGCATCGGCCGCCTGCTGTTCGACTCGATCTCCAAGCGAGACTACCCGGTCTTGATGGCGATCCTGCTGCTGATCTCGATGACGGTCGTGGTGGTCAACCTGATCACCGACCTGCTGTACGCCGCCATCGACCCACGCGTGCGGTACCAGTAAATGGACTTCTGGTACCGCTTCAGCCGGTCCCCGCAGGCCGTCGTCTCGGCAGTCTTTGTCGTCGTGGTGCTGGCGATGGCCGTGGGCGCGCCGCTGGTGGCGGGCGCCGATCCGCAGGCCGGCAGCGCCAACGCCCTCAAGCCGCCGCTGACGCCCGGCGCGGTCCTCGGCACCGATCACCTGGGCAGGGACATCTGGGCGCAGCTGGTCTACGGCGCACGGGTCTCGCTGGCCGTCGGCGGGCTGGCCGCTGCCAGCGCCCTGGCAATCGGCGTGGTGGTCGGCGCGCTGGCCGGCTTCTTCGGGGGCGTCGTGGACGCCACGCTCATGCGCATCTCCGAGCTGTTCCAGACGCTGCCGCGCTTCGTGCTGGCGCTCATCATCGTGGCGCTGTTCGGGGCCGGGCTGCTGAAGCTGATCGCCGTCATCGCCATCCTGAGCTGGCCACAGA contains:
- a CDS encoding ABC transporter permease; protein product: MDFWYRFSRSPQAVVSAVFVVVVLAMAVGAPLVAGADPQAGSANALKPPLTPGAVLGTDHLGRDIWAQLVYGARVSLAVGGLAAASALAIGVVVGALAGFFGGVVDATLMRISELFQTLPRFVLALIIVALFGAGLLKLIAVIAILSWPQTARVVRASFLSLREAPFVDAARVGGMGSGAIIVREALPNVMAPIVVTGSLDVAAAILLEAGLGFFGLGDPNLVSWGGMLNQAQQYLRQAWWMSLFPGLAISLVVLAFNIIGDGLNDALNPRLREAG